The DNA region CTTCCGTATCGCGGCGGCAGAAACGCACTGGGCCGGGGCGATCGGTCACGCTGCTCAAAGATCGAATTCGCCGGCGCGTTCAGGCTGAAAGACAATCTCCTCGATCCGCACCTGCAGTATTCCTCCGCCGGGCCGGGGCCACTGGATTTCATCGCCGATGGAGAGCCCGAGCAACGCGCTGCCCACCGGGGCCAGGATCGAAATCGTCGAACCCGGTGCGTCAGCGGGGCCGCTGGAACCGGGATAGACGAGCGTGAGACAGAACTCCTCTCCGGCGGGCATGAGCTTGAATTTGACGGTGGAGTTCATGGTCACCACGTTGGGCGGCACATTTTTCGGGTCAACGATGATGGCGCGATCCAGCTCGTCCTCAAGATCTGCTTTTCCGGCAAATCCCCCCTTTGGAAGGGAATCGAGAAGTATTTCAAGACGCTCGGCATCAAGAGAGGTTATGGTGATACTTGGTTTTCTGTTCATGATTGTCCTTATGCACTCATTTCTTTTTTTACGCGTGCGGATGCATTCAACACAGAAAAATCCGTGTTCATGCGACAGGAAGCGCGTGAAAGAAGACAATCGTCCGGAAAGATGAAAATAGTCAAGTTTGACAGAATATTCTTACAAATCGATTTCATTTTCTTGAAATGAAACCACTCGGACTTAAAATATAACGCACATAAAATTTTATGATGAAATAATTTTTCCGACAAATAATTCATCTCATTTTTTTTGCTATGCAATAAAACATGCATTTCTTTGAGAAAGGTTCTTGAAAATCGATTTTTGAAAAAAAATATCCACGACATAATAACCAGTCTTGCATGAATGCAAAAATACGTATAGCAGATCTCCATCTTTTGAATCCGGCATTCCCTGGGGGAGGCTTCCGCGCGGAAGCCTCCCCTTCGCTTTGTCCCAACCGACTTGCCCGGCGCCAAATCCCTGCCGAGGAGGAAACCATGGCCTTTCGAATCACAAACAGCCCCACTGCCAAAACCCGGCAGTTTCATCAGCGCATCTGAATCTGGATACCTCTGCAGCACTTGCCTTGGGGGGATGCGTCGATGGCGCATCCCCCTTTTCATTGCCCGATAATCAACTAAAAAATCACCGACAGGAGCCTGAAATGTTGGATCTTTCCGCAAAAAAACCGGAGGCGCTTCTGCCTACCGACATCTTCTTCCAGACCCCCTACTGGGCGCAGGTCAAATCCCGGCAGGGATTCAAGCCCCTGGCATTCGACCTGGAATCCAGAAAGTGCGGAGATGTCCTGGTGCTCTTGCAGCCCTGCGGCGACAAGAAGGTCGCCGTGGTGCCCCAGGGGCCGGAGTACGCTCCCGATGAGGAAAACTACGGCCCGTTTCTCGAAGACTTCTCCCTGGCTTTGGCCAAGGAACTGGGACCTGACGTGGCCTTCATTCGCTACGATCTGCCATGGAAGTCTCTCTATGCCGACGAAATGAAAAAGCGGGAGTGGACCGCGTTTCCGGAGCCCAGAATCAGGGAAATGCGCATGAACATGGGCACCAGACACTGGAATATCCGTAAAGCGTACACGGATCTGACCGTGGCCAGTTCGCTGGTGGTGGATCTGGACGGAAACGACGATGCACTCCTTGCACGCATGAAGGCCAAGACCCGCTACAACATAGGCCTGGCCGGGCGCAAAGGCGTGACTGTACGCACGGTCAGCGCGGAGAACCTGCCGGAATTTCACGCCCTGTATTGCCAAACCGCGCAACGCAATGGCTTTGCGTCGTGTAGCTTCGAGAACTTCGCGGCCCTTTTCAAATGCCGGCTGGCCGCAAGGGGCAATTCGGAGCTTGTCTTTCTGCTGGCCGGCCACGGAGAGGACAATCTGGCCGGAGCCATCATCGGCATCTCGGGCAAGGCAGCCAATTTTCTCTACGGGGCGTCATCCAGCCTGAAACGCGGACTCATGGCGCCCTATCTCA from Desulfomicrobium apsheronum includes:
- the rnk gene encoding nucleoside diphosphate kinase regulator; the protein is MNRKPSITITSLDAERLEILLDSLPKGGFAGKADLEDELDRAIIVDPKNVPPNVVTMNSTVKFKLMPAGEEFCLTLVYPGSSGPADAPGSTISILAPVGSALLGLSIGDEIQWPRPGGGILQVRIEEIVFQPERAGEFDL
- a CDS encoding lipid II:glycine glycyltransferase FemX, with amino-acid sequence MLDLSAKKPEALLPTDIFFQTPYWAQVKSRQGFKPLAFDLESRKCGDVLVLLQPCGDKKVAVVPQGPEYAPDEENYGPFLEDFSLALAKELGPDVAFIRYDLPWKSLYADEMKKREWTAFPEPRIREMRMNMGTRHWNIRKAYTDLTVASSLVVDLDGNDDALLARMKAKTRYNIGLAGRKGVTVRTVSAENLPEFHALYCQTAQRNGFASCSFENFAALFKCRLAARGNSELVFLLAGHGEDNLAGAIIGISGKAANFLYGASSSLKRGLMAPYLMHWTAMTLARDRGCLTYEMGAVSPGLDPAHPFHGMYRFKTGFGGRIELRSGSWDFPLDQDAYRGFCNTEGLTRYRSTQRAS